A section of the Cottoperca gobio chromosome 17, fCotGob3.1, whole genome shotgun sequence genome encodes:
- the c17h7orf25 gene encoding UPF0415 protein C7orf25 homolog: MSLQAVLQQRISSAQVLLQRAELLCQGVEGHQKLFGKLRAELRFLRRVEAGELQVKESHLHSTNLTHLTAIVESVESLEGVVALLHVFTYQDDASCRHTLVVDVVANGGHTWVKAVGRKAEALHNIWQGRGQYGDKSIIKQAEDFLQASHQQPVQYRHPHIVFAFYNGVSCPMADHLREMGVAVRGDIVAVNAVMEEEEEKEEEEEEEQAEDNDDKEESELTRVDRDTVVASLAFPAQVQVEECRCVNLDITTLITYVSALSHGRCHFAFREPVLTEQASQERRLQVLPQLDTFMQGKELYACAAAVADFQLILDTLGGPGEKERAQKLLTRLQLVDDRPSERTLSLTHSAKVNRRSLMIFGTGDSLRAVTMTANSRFVRAAANQGVRYSVFIHQPRALTEGKEWRATPL; encoded by the coding sequence ATGTCTCTGCAGGCCGTGCTGCAGCAGAGGATCAGCTCTGCTCAGGTGTTGCTGCAGCGGGCGGAGCTTCTCTGTCAAGGCGTGGAGGGTCACCAGAAGCTTTTCGGTAAACTGCGAGCCGAGCTGCGTTTCCTACGGCGGGTGGAGGCCGGAGAGCTGCAGGTTAAAGAGTCTCACCTGCACAGCACCAATCTGACTCACCTGACCGCCATTGTGGAGTCTGTGGAGAGTCTGGAGGGCGTGGTCGCTCTGCTGCACGTCTTCACCTACCAGGACGACGCCAGCTGCAGGCACACGCTGGTGGTGGACGTGGTGGCTAACGGCGGGCACACCTGGGTGAAGGCGGTGGGCAGGAAGGCGGAGGCGCTGCACAACATCTGGCAGGGGCGGGGCCAATACGGAGACAAGAGCATCATCAAGCAGGCCGAAGACTTCCTGCAGGCCAGCCACCAGCAGCCCGTCCAGTACCGACACCCACACATCGTCTTCGCCTTCTACAACGGCGTCTCCTGCCCCATGGCCGACCACCTCAGGGAAATGGGTGTTGCGGTGCGCGGGGACATCGTTGCCGTCAATGCCgtaatggaggaggaggaagaaaaagaagaggaggaagaagaagagcaggctGAAGATAACGATGACAAGGAGGAGTCTGAGCTCACCCGGGTTGACCGCGACACGGTGGTGGCCAGCCTGGCGTTCCCTGCTCAGGTGCAGGTGGAAGAGTGTCGGTGCGTGAACCTGGACATCACCACGCTCATCACGTACGTGTCAGCGCTGAGTCACGGCCGCTGTCACTTCGCCTTCAGGGAGCCGGTGCTGACGGAGCAGGCATCCCAGGAGCGCCGCCTGCAGGTGCTGCCGCAGCTCGACACCTTCATGCAGGGCAAGGAGCTGTATGCCTGCGCCGCTGCGGTAGCCGACTTCCAGCTAATCCTGGACACGCTGGGGGGGCCGGGCGAGAAGGAGCGCGCACAGAAGCTGCTCACTCGCCTACAGCTGGTGGACGACCGGCCTTCGGAGCGCACGCTGAGCCTGACGCACAGCGCCAAGGTCAACCGCCGCTCACTCATGATCTTCGGCACCGGAGACTCACTGAGAGCCGTCACCATGACGGCAAATAGCCGATTCGTCAGGGCAGCGGCCAACCAGGGCGTCCGATACAGCGTGTTCATCCACCAACCGAGAGCGCTGACGGAGGGCAAGGAGTGGAGGGCCACGCCCCTCTGA
- the dnajc1 gene encoding dnaJ homolog subfamily C member 1, with product MVSLSAHTAAARIYSRVFCGVCAGSSLMGVCAGLRGYLLLCLGLLLSATPPLSAWDADLELLDLVEEIQQNFYQFLSLDQDASAAEIKKAYRRLSLSLHPDKNKDENAETQFRQLVAIYEVLKDEERRRSYDDILLNGLPDWRQPVFYYRRVRKMSNAELAFLLFLILTVGHYAVIWSIYLEKQLDELLSKKKKEKKKKLSSRPAEELRCIGQDRTDRVHERPHWQDILPLKLSIWLYLSVKNLPQTVQEVQQYYEDYQQLKQQQREEAEAEQEVVPREKRPKVKKPKVEFPAYELPSENPSSLRYDQASSIEDIEDQMDDWLQDRRAVKKKAASWTEDELSLLSRLMVKFPGGSPGRWEKIAHELGRSVIDVTAKVKQVKDNVSQISGLVKLSDLKAPSLPVRSLPVTQREWGASEEEEQEEEEAAPVVRRRNRKSTAADGGEGKVRGRRQRDFDPTAAVEEEEVEEEPQEDPAVWTQNQQKLLELALQQFPRGSAERWDHIAKVVPGKSKEECMIRYKMLAELVQKKKLAKS from the exons ATGGTGTCTCTGAGTGCACATACGGCAGCAGCCCGGATCTACAGTCGTGTTTTCTGCGGTGTTTGTGCCGGTTCCTCGTTGATGGGGGTGTGTGCAGGTCTGCGCGGCTACCTGCTGCTCTGCCTGGGGCTGCTGCTCTCTGcaaccccccccctctccgCCTGGGATGCCGATCTGGAGCTGCTGGACCTGGTGGAGGAAATCCAGCAGAACTTCTACCAGTTCCTGTCGCTGGACCAG gatgcttcagcagcagagaTTAAGAAGGCGTATCGAcggctgtctctctctctgcatcctgACAAGAACAAAGATGAAAACGCTGAAACTCAGTTCAGACAA CTGGTGGCCATTTATGAAGTCCTGAAGGACGAGGAGAGACGCCGCAG CTATGATGACATCCTGCTGAACGGGCTTCCTGACTGGCGGCAGCCGGTCTTCTACTACAGACGAGTGAGGAAGATGAGTAATGCTGAGCTggccttcctcctcttcctcatcctcactGTGGGACATTATGCTGTCATCTGGTCCATATACCTGGAGAAACAGCTG GACGAGTTGCTgagtaagaagaagaaagagaagaagaagaagctgagcTCCAGACCTGCAGAGGAGCTGAGGTGTATTGGCCAGGACCGGACCGACAG AGTCCACGAACGGCCACACTGGCAGGACATCCTCCCTCTGAAGCTGAGCATCTGGCTTTACCTGTCCGTCAAAAACCTGCCGCAGACCGTCCAG GAGGTGCAGCAGTACTATGAGGACTACCAGcagctgaagcagcagcagagagaagaagcagaagctgAGCAGGAAGTCGTCCCCA GAGAGAAGAGGCCAAAGGTGAAGAAGCCGAAGGTGGAGTTTCCAGCGTACGAGCTGCCGTCAGAGAACCCGAGCAGCCTGAGATACGATCAGGCCTCGTCCATCGAAGACATCGAGGACCAGATGGACGACTGGCTGCAGGATCGGCGAGCTGTGAAGAAGAAG GCTGCAAGCTGGACGGAGGACGAGCTCAGCCTCCTCAGCAGGTTGATGGTTAAATTCCCTGGAGGAAGTCCGGGTCGCTGGGAGAAGATCGCTCATGAACTGGGACGATCTGTCATCGAT GTGACTGCTAAAGTCAAGCAGGTGAAAGACAACGTGAGCCAAATCTCAg GTCTGGTGAAGCTGTCGGATCTGAAGGCACCTTCTCTTCCTGTgaggtcacttcctgtcactCAGAGAGAGTGGGGAgccagtgaggaggaggagcaagaggaggaggaagcagctCCGGTGGtcaggaggaggaacaggaagtCAACCGCAGCAGACGGGGGAGAGGGGAAGGTCAGAGGTCGTCGGCAGAGAGACTTTGACCCGACTGCTgcggtggaggaggaggaggtggaggaggagcccCAGGAGGACCCCGCTGTCTGGACTCAGAACCAACAGAAACTGCTGGAACTCGCTCTGCAACAGTTCCCCCGAGGATCCGCAGAGCGCTGGGACCACATCGCCAAAGTTGTCCCCGGGAAGAGCAAG GAGGAGTGTATGATTCGCTATAAGATGCTGGCAGAGCTCgttcagaagaagaaactggctAAAAGCTGA